One Williamwhitmania sp. genomic region harbors:
- the pyrI gene encoding aspartate carbamoyltransferase regulatory subunit, whose translation MKKQKQLSVSAIENGTVIDHIPAHSLFNVINILGLDNYTNQITFGTNLDSKLLGKKAIVKIADKYFENADINKISLVAPSAKLNIIKGYEVVEKKEVELPQMVEGIIRCVNPKCITNNDRVKQKFTIESKEEVSLRCHYCEKITDQGHFEFV comes from the coding sequence ATGAAAAAGCAAAAACAGCTTAGCGTAAGCGCTATTGAAAACGGAACAGTGATTGACCATATTCCAGCACATAGCCTATTCAACGTAATCAACATTCTTGGGCTCGACAACTACACCAACCAGATAACCTTTGGCACCAACCTCGATAGCAAGCTGCTTGGAAAAAAGGCCATCGTGAAAATTGCAGACAAGTATTTCGAGAATGCCGATATCAACAAGATATCGCTGGTAGCTCCATCGGCTAAACTCAACATTATAAAGGGATACGAGGTGGTTGAAAAGAAGGAGGTAGAACTTCCTCAAATGGTGGAGGGAATCATCAGATGCGTAAACCCCAAGTGCATAACCAACAACGACCGGGTGAAGCAAAAATTCACCATTGAATCGAAGGAGGAGGTGTCGCTGCGCTGCCACTACTGCGAAAAGATCACCGACCAGGGGCACTTTGAATTTGTTTAG
- a CDS encoding DUF4293 domain-containing protein: MIQRIQSLYLLCVTALLSFWLHLPLGRFLYGGNEYLFRLTGISSLNPDADKLMAKTWPLLILTILTIVIALVTIFFYKKRMIQIRLSVFNFILLIGLEGLWGYYMYQVKSSLNVPANFSIIDVFPLVAAFFTFMALRRIARDEAIVRSMDRLR; the protein is encoded by the coding sequence ATGATACAACGAATTCAGTCGCTTTATCTTCTTTGCGTTACCGCCTTGCTCTCTTTTTGGCTCCATTTACCGCTGGGTAGGTTTTTATATGGGGGTAATGAATATCTCTTTCGCTTAACCGGCATTTCGTCTCTTAATCCAGATGCCGACAAGTTAATGGCAAAAACGTGGCCACTGTTGATATTGACCATTTTAACGATTGTAATTGCACTGGTAACTATCTTTTTCTACAAAAAAAGGATGATTCAGATACGGCTTTCGGTGTTTAATTTTATTCTGCTCATTGGCCTCGAGGGGTTGTGGGGCTACTACATGTATCAGGTAAAAAGCTCGTTGAACGTTCCTGCAAACTTCTCCATAATCGATGTTTTTCCGCTGGTTGCTGCCTTCTTTACCTTTATGGCACTGAGACGAATTGCTCGCGACGAGGCGATAGTTCGGTCGATGGATCGGTTGCGTTAA
- a CDS encoding nucleoside phosphorylase produces MRVIEPSELIINTDGSVFHLHMLPEDLAKDVILVGDPGRVDLVASYFEKIDCSRSNREFVTKTGYYKGKRITVLSTGIGTDNIDIVVNELDALANIDLKERTVKPTHTSLNLIRIGTSGALQGDIPVGSFVLSQMSIGFDGLLNFYARRNEVCDLEMEKAFIKFMDWNEQCAKPYFVEASPILCEKMKAFTIEGVTISAPGFYGPQGRVLRLPLADAELNEKIESFRYNGRKITNFEMESSAIAGLSKLLGHQAVTMCAIIANRVTKTAFDDYKPSIKTLVEKVLESIVK; encoded by the coding sequence ATGCGAGTAATTGAACCCTCAGAACTCATTATCAACACAGATGGAAGTGTTTTTCACCTGCACATGCTTCCGGAAGACCTTGCAAAAGACGTTATCCTTGTAGGCGACCCAGGTCGAGTAGACCTAGTCGCCAGCTATTTCGAAAAAATTGACTGCAGCAGAAGCAATCGGGAGTTTGTGACCAAGACAGGCTACTACAAGGGAAAACGTATTACCGTTCTCTCCACCGGAATTGGAACCGACAACATCGACATTGTAGTGAACGAACTTGATGCGCTAGCCAACATCGACCTTAAGGAACGCACCGTTAAGCCAACCCATACCAGCCTAAACCTCATCCGCATTGGCACATCGGGTGCTTTGCAGGGCGACATTCCTGTGGGTTCCTTTGTTCTTTCCCAAATGTCCATTGGATTCGATGGTCTGCTCAACTTCTACGCCCGCCGCAATGAGGTTTGTGATCTGGAAATGGAGAAGGCGTTTATAAAATTTATGGATTGGAACGAACAGTGCGCAAAACCGTACTTCGTTGAGGCATCCCCCATTCTTTGTGAAAAAATGAAAGCGTTCACCATTGAAGGGGTTACCATTTCTGCTCCCGGTTTTTATGGCCCACAAGGTCGCGTTCTACGCCTCCCCTTGGCCGATGCCGAGCTGAATGAGAAAATTGAATCGTTCCGCTACAATGGTCGAAAAATAACCAACTTCGAGATGGAGAGCTCTGCCATTGCAGGTCTATCTAAACTCCTAGGACACCAAGCGGTTACCATGTGTGCAATTATTGCTAATAGAGTAACTAAAACTGCTTTCGACGACTACAAACCATCGATAAAAACTTTGGTAGAAAAAGTACTAGAGAGCATTGTTAAGTAA
- a CDS encoding transglutaminase-like domain-containing protein — protein METNQLKALLTLLDDPDREIFHHVAERLLGQGEEVVPMLEEAWETSLNPLVQDRIEELVSLIQAETTQKGLTSWVNSLELDLLEGAYWISRFQYPELDRSHISDAIEKVKKDVWLELNKNLTALEKVKVINYILFDVHGFANHSSNIFSLQSSFVHQVIETKRGNPYSLAIIYAGIAQQLGLPIYGVDLPRNFVLAYKDPLFSDREDAKTTDKVLFYINPYNKGAILSFKEIDHYLEQLNVDKKPEFYQPCSNLQTLVKLVNHLVISYKKIGYNEKAASMEKLLNILRPNNELEG, from the coding sequence ATGGAAACGAACCAGCTTAAGGCATTACTAACACTTCTTGATGATCCTGACCGTGAAATCTTTCACCATGTAGCAGAAAGGCTTCTTGGTCAGGGCGAAGAGGTTGTTCCCATGCTGGAAGAGGCATGGGAAACCTCCTTAAACCCGCTGGTTCAGGATAGAATTGAAGAACTTGTTAGCTTAATCCAAGCGGAAACAACCCAAAAAGGATTGACCAGCTGGGTAAATAGCCTAGAGCTAGATCTCCTTGAGGGAGCATACTGGATTAGCCGATTTCAATACCCAGAGCTGGATAGAAGCCATATCTCTGACGCAATTGAAAAAGTAAAAAAAGACGTTTGGCTCGAGTTGAATAAGAATCTTACAGCCCTAGAAAAGGTCAAAGTAATCAACTATATCCTGTTCGACGTCCATGGTTTTGCCAACCACTCCTCCAACATATTTTCTTTACAAAGTTCGTTTGTTCATCAGGTTATTGAGACCAAGAGAGGGAATCCATACTCTTTAGCAATAATATATGCAGGCATTGCTCAGCAGCTTGGTCTACCCATTTATGGGGTTGATTTACCACGAAATTTTGTGCTGGCCTACAAAGACCCACTCTTTTCCGATCGCGAGGATGCCAAAACTACCGATAAGGTTCTATTTTACATCAACCCATACAACAAAGGCGCCATTTTAAGTTTCAAAGAGATAGACCACTACCTTGAACAGCTGAACGTTGATAAAAAACCAGAATTCTATCAACCATGCAGTAACCTGCAGACCTTGGTAAAGCTTGTAAACCACCTGGTAATCTCCTACAAAAAGATTGGATACAATGAGAAGGCGGCGAGCATGGAGAAACTCCTCAATATTTTACGACCAAACAATGAGCTAGAAGGGTAA
- a CDS encoding (2Fe-2S)-binding protein codes for MKVCNCYDVTKVQLIKAIHKYSIDTITDLQNATKASTGCGRCKNVVKEILQEELEKKEWQNLQLRLPF; via the coding sequence GTGAAAGTTTGCAACTGTTACGATGTTACCAAGGTTCAGCTAATAAAGGCGATTCATAAGTATTCTATCGACACAATAACCGACCTGCAGAATGCCACCAAGGCTTCTACCGGTTGTGGGCGGTGTAAGAATGTGGTTAAGGAAATTCTACAGGAAGAGCTAGAAAAGAAGGAGTGGCAGAATCTGCAGCTCCGTTTACCCTTCTAG
- the rpsF gene encoding 30S ribosomal protein S6 produces MLNQYETVFIATPVLSDGQLKELVTKFRGVITENGGEIVHEEDWGLRKLAYPIQKKSTGFYYMIEFKAPGQLIDTLEVQYRRDERIIRFLTFRMDKYAVEYSEKKRANKQEKKMEE; encoded by the coding sequence ATGTTGAATCAGTACGAAACCGTTTTCATTGCCACTCCAGTGCTCTCCGATGGGCAGCTGAAGGAGTTGGTGACAAAATTCCGCGGTGTAATCACCGAGAACGGTGGGGAGATAGTACACGAGGAGGACTGGGGCCTCCGTAAGCTGGCTTACCCTATCCAAAAAAAATCAACTGGATTCTATTACATGATAGAGTTCAAAGCTCCTGGACAACTCATCGATACACTGGAAGTTCAGTATCGACGTGACGAGCGCATTATCCGTTTTCTAACCTTTAGAATGGATAAGTATGCCGTTGAGTATAGTGAGAAGAAACGTGCGAACAAACAGGAAAAAAAGATGGAGGAATAA
- the rpsR gene encoding 30S ribosomal protein S18 translates to MSQNNSEIRYLTPPTVEIKKKKYCRFKKNKIKYVDYKDPEFLKKFLNEQGKILPRRLTGTSLKYQKKVAQAVKRARHLALLPFVTDLLK, encoded by the coding sequence ATGAGCCAAAACAATTCAGAAATCAGATACCTTACCCCCCCAACGGTAGAAATTAAGAAGAAAAAATACTGCCGTTTTAAGAAGAACAAGATCAAGTATGTTGATTACAAAGATCCTGAGTTTCTTAAAAAATTCTTGAATGAGCAGGGTAAAATTCTTCCTCGTCGCCTAACCGGTACCTCTTTGAAGTATCAAAAAAAAGTTGCCCAAGCCGTAAAAAGAGCTCGTCATTTGGCATTGCTGCCATTCGTAACCGATTTGTTGAAATAA
- the rplI gene encoding 50S ribosomal protein L9 → MEVILKQDVANLGQKDDIVKVKDGYANNYLVPQGFAIFASVSAKKVHAENLRQRAHKEEKVKDDALEILKKLEGLSLTISTKTSSTGKIYGSINTIQVAEALEAKGFNIERKQITLVEDQIKEIGKYVATIKLHKDVKVEIQLEIVSE, encoded by the coding sequence ATGGAAGTAATTCTTAAGCAAGATGTGGCCAACTTAGGCCAAAAAGACGATATTGTAAAGGTAAAAGACGGTTATGCAAATAACTATCTCGTTCCTCAGGGTTTTGCAATTTTCGCTTCAGTTTCGGCCAAAAAGGTACATGCTGAAAATCTACGCCAGCGGGCACATAAGGAAGAAAAGGTTAAGGACGATGCTCTCGAAATTTTAAAGAAATTAGAGGGTTTAAGTCTCACCATCTCTACCAAGACCAGCTCTACCGGTAAGATTTATGGTTCTATCAACACCATTCAAGTTGCAGAGGCTTTAGAGGCCAAAGGGTTCAACATTGAAAGGAAGCAAATTACTCTTGTTGAGGACCAAATCAAGGAAATCGGTAAGTATGTTGCCACCATCAAGCTGCACAAGGATGTTAAGGTTGAAATTCAGCTAGAGATCGTATCGGAGTAA
- a CDS encoding RidA family protein, translated as MKKIVHTDLAPKAVGPYSQAVEANGTLYISGQIPLNPETGKVVDGGIKEQTEQVFKNIAAILNSAGYTLDNVVKATVLLSDMDNFAAMNEVYAKYFTTDMPARAAYGVVKLPLGVMVEIETIAAK; from the coding sequence ATGAAAAAGATAGTTCACACCGACCTTGCACCTAAGGCAGTTGGTCCATACAGCCAAGCCGTAGAGGCCAATGGCACTCTTTACATTTCCGGTCAAATTCCGCTGAATCCCGAGACTGGAAAGGTTGTCGATGGTGGCATTAAGGAGCAGACAGAACAGGTATTTAAGAATATTGCTGCTATACTGAACTCTGCAGGCTACACCCTTGATAATGTGGTAAAGGCAACGGTGCTGCTGAGCGACATGGACAATTTTGCAGCCATGAATGAGGTGTATGCTAAGTATTTTACCACGGATATGCCGGCAAGAGCGGCCTATGGTGTGGTTAAGTTGCCGCTCGGGGTAATGGTCGAAATTGAAACCATTGCAGCTAAGTAA